One genomic window of Arvicola amphibius chromosome 4, mArvAmp1.2, whole genome shotgun sequence includes the following:
- the Nlrc3 gene encoding NLR family CARD domain-containing protein 3, translating into MRKQEVRTDRETFRAYNAVSPAEQVKALVDLLARNGGQLQQAPSKMPDSPLGSQSNDSRIRRHCEALLSRVGNDPELGSHSHRLASLLLVEGLTDLQLREHDFTQVEATRGVWHSARAITLDRLFLPLSRVSMPPRISVTIGVAGIGKTTLVRRFVRCWARGQVGKNFSLVLPLTFRDLNTYEKLSADKLIHSVFPNAGEGNLEATAPDRVLLVLDGLDECKTPLEFSNTVACTDPKKEIQVDHLITNIIRGNLFPEISVWITSRPSAAGQVPGGLVDRMTEIRGLTEEEIKACLEQIFPEDQNLLGQVLTQMKANKALYLMCTVPAFCRLMGLALGHLYHSKLAVQDTELPLPQTLCELYSWYFRMALGGEGQDKGKVSPRIEQMAQGARKMVGTLGRLAFHGLVKKKYVFYEQDMKAFGVDLALLQSALCGCLLQREETLASSAAYCFTHLSLQEFVAATYYYSASKRAIFDLFTESGMSWPRLGFLAHFRCAAQRATQAQDGRLDVFLRFLSGLLSPRVNMLLAGSLLAQGEHQNYRAQAAEVLQGLLRPDTAVCARGINVLYCLHEMQHTELARSVEEAMQSGTLAGLTSPSHRTALAYLLQLSDIGSREANLSLCLSQSVLQSLLPQLLYCQSLRLDNNQFQDPVMELLGSVLSGKDCRIQNISLTENQIGNKGAKALARSLLVNRSLTTLDLRSNTIGPQGAKALADALKINRTLTSLSLQSNVIKDDGVMCMAEALVSNQTMAILQLQKNLIGPKGAQQMADALKQNKSLKELMFSSNTIGDGGAMALAEALKVNQGLEKLDLQSNAISNTGVAVLMRALHVNQTLSSLNLRENSISPEGARALAQALCRNNTLQHLDLTANLLHDQGAQAVAAAVGENHSLTHLHLQWNFIQAGAARALGQALQLNRTLTTLDLQENAIGDDGASAVAGALKVNTTLTALYLQVASIGTQGAQALGEALAVNRTLEILDLRGNDIGVAGAKALANALKLNSSLRRLNLQENSLGMDGAIYVAAALSENRGLRHINLQGNPIGESGARMISEATKTCMVEM; encoded by the exons ATGAGGAAGCAAGAGGTGAGGACAGATCGAGAGACATTCCGGGCCTACaatgctgtctctccagctgaGCAGGTGAAGGCCCTTGTGGATCTGCTGGCTAGGAATGGTGGTCAGCTACAACAGGCCCCTAGCAAAATGCCAGACTCCCCGCTAGGATCCCAAAGCAATG ACTCAAGGATACGGAGGCACTGTGAGGCCCTGCTGAGCAGGGTAGGAAATGACCCAGAACTGGGCAGCCACTCACACCGTCTGGCCAGCCTCCTGCTGGTTGAGGGCCTGACAGACCTGCAGCTGAGGGAGCACGACTTCACACAGGTGGAGGCCACGCGTGGAGTCTGGCACTCCGCCAGGGCCATCACCCTGGAtaggctcttcctgcctctgtcccggGTGTCCATGCCACCTCGCATCTCTGTCACCATTGGCGTGGCCGGCATCGGCAAGACCACGCTAGTGAGGCGTTTTGTCCGTTGCTGGGCTAGGGGACAGGTGGGCAAGAACTTCTCGCTGGTTCTACCCTTGACCTTTCGGGACCTGAACACCTATGAGAAGCTGTCTGCAGACAAACTCATCCACTCCGTCTTCCCAAATGCCGGGGAAGGTAACCTGGAGGCAACGGCCCCAGACAGAGTCCTCCTGGTCTTGGATGGCTTGGATGAGTGCAAGACGCCGCTGGAATTCTCCAACACCGTGGCCTGCACAGACCCAAAGAAGGAGATCCAGGTGGACCACCTGATCACCAACATCATCCGAGGCAACCTCTTTCCAGAAATTTCTGTCTGGATCACCTCCCGTCCCAGTGCTGCTGGTCAGGTCCCCGGGGGCCTAGTGGACCGGATGACTGAGATCCGGGGCCTGACTGAGGAAGAGATCAAAGCGTGTCTGGAGCAGATATTTCCTGAGGACCAGAACCTCTTAGGCCAGGTGCTGACTCAGATGAAGGCCAACAAGGCTCTGTATCTGATGTGCACCGTGCCAGCCTTTTGTAGGCTCATGGGGCTGGCACTGGGACACCTGTACCACAGCAAGCTAGCTGTCCAAGACACAGAGTTGCCGCTGCCCCAGACCCTGTGTGAGCTCTACTCTTGGTACTTCAGGATGGCCcttggtggggaggggcaggacaAGGGAAAGGTAAGTCCTAGGATTGAGCAGATGGCCCAGGGAGCCCGCAAAATGGTGGGGACACTGGGCCGCCTGGCCTTTCATGGGCTGGTCAAGAAGAAATACGTGTTTTACGAGCAAGACATGAAGGCATTCGGCGTGGACCTCGCTTTGCTGCAGAGTGCTCTGTGCGGCTGTCTCCTGCAACGGGAAGAGACTCTGGCCTCCTCGGCAGCCTATTGCTttacccacctgtctctgcaagAATTTGTGGCGGCCACGTATTACTACAGCGCATCCAAGAGAGCCATCTTTGACCTCTTCACCGAGAGTGGCATGTCTTGGCCCAGGCTGGGTTTCCTGGCGCATTTCAGGTGTGCGGCCCAGAGGGCCACACAAGCTCAGGATGGGAGGCTGGATGTCTTTCTGCgcttcctctctggcctcctgtCTCCAAGGGTTAATATGCTGCTGGCTGGCTCCCTGCTGGCCCAAGGTGAGCACCAGAACTACCGGGCCCAGGCAGCTGAGGTCCTACAAGGCTTGCTACGCCCTGACACCGCGGTTTGTGCACGGGGCATCAACGTCTTGTACTGCCTGCATGAGATGCAGCACACAGAGCTGGCCCGCAGTGTGGAAGAGGCCATGCAGAGCGGGACCTTGGCTGGACTGACCAGCCCCTCGCATCGCACGGCTCTGGCCTACCTCCTGCAGCTGTCTGATATCGGCTCCCGGGAAGCCAACTTATCCTTGTGCCTCAGCCAGAGCGTCCTTCAGAGCCTGCTGCCCCAGCTGCTCTATTGCCAGAGCCTCAG GCTGGACAACAACCAGTTCCAGGACCCTGTGATGGAGCTGTTGGGCAGTGTGCTGAGTGGGAAGGACTGTCGCATTCAAAATATCAG CCTGACTGAGAACCAGATTGGTAACAAAGGGGCCAAAGCTCTGGCCAGATCCCTCCTGGTCAACAGAAGTCTTACCACACTAGA CCTCCGGAGCAACACCATTGGACCCCAGGGAGCTAAGGCCCTGGCAGATGCTCTGAAGATAAACCGAACTCTAACCTCTCTAAG CCTCCAGAGCAACGTGATCAAGGATGATGGTGTCATGTGCATGGCGGAGGCCCTCGTCTCCAACCAGACCATGGCCATACTACA GCTACAGAAGAACCTAATTGGGCCCAAGGGAGCCCAGCAGATGGCAGATGCCCTGAAGCAGAACAAGAGTCTAAAGGAACTCAT GTTTTCCAGCAATACCATTGGAGATGGAGGTGCCATGGCCCTGGCTGAGGCCCTGAAGGTGAACCAGGGCCTGGAGAAACTGGA TCTACAGAGCAATGCCATCAGTAACACCGGAGTGGCTGTGCTGATGCGAGCCCTCCATGTTAACCAGACACTCTCTAGTCTCAA CCTACGAGAAAACTCCATCAGTCCAGAGGGAGCCAGGGCCCTCGCTCAAGCCCTCTGTAGGAACAACACTCTGCAACATTTGGA tcTGACAGCCAACCTCCTCCATGACCAAGGTGCTCAGGCTGTTGCGGCAGCGGTAGGAGAAAACCACTCCCTCACTCACCTGCA CCTGCAGTGGAACTTCATCCAGGCAGGTGCAGCCAGGGCCCTGGGACAAGCACTGCAGCTGAACAGGACCCTGACAACCTTAGA CTTACAGGAGAATGCCATAGGGGATGACGGAGCTTCTGCAGTGGCCGGGGCCCTGAAGGTGAACACGACCCTCACTGCTCTCTA CTTACAGGTGGCCTCCATTGGCACCCAAGGGGCCCAGGCACTTGGGGAGGCCCTGGCTGTGAACAGAACCTTGGAGATTCTTGA CTTACGAGGAAATGACATCGGGGTAGCTGGTGCCAAGGCTTTGGCAAATGCTTTGAAGTTAAACTCCAGTCTCCGGAGACTCAA TCTCCAGGAGAACTCACTGGGGATGGATGGGGCCATATATGTTGCTGCTGCGTTGTCTGAGAACCGTGGTCTGCGTCATATTAA TCTCCAGGGAAATCCCATTGGGGAATCTGGTGCCAGGATGATCTCAGAGGCTACCAAGACATGTATGGTGGAAATGTAA